A window from Cryptomeria japonica chromosome 1, Sugi_1.0, whole genome shotgun sequence encodes these proteins:
- the LOC131048131 gene encoding uncharacterized protein LOC131048131 isoform X1, translated as MQACRLSLAEVTHPAKVVKVWLDPSSQSLALMLSDSTCLLYSLKFTSIAVQVPAPVTDGCFLRLLQKRKLKLPQKQNSRRAGGAPYDRGVRKEGQVAEGAVVFLATMPARGGCRTVIRAWSREGDSSFSRSLVEVKDTSKALKFSEGLGKRAAAVLDLPHGFAVKIAASVNVFVVHSASAGKIWVMAAKLKQVDEESPKLSENSTESKQFAANLEGLSGKLAGASLKVEGLNGIRSNLEQLRSSGGCRVCISLIKCSVVDCNGPVYSVRVSLQHMIIGEENGVRVWALRPLVKGRSKKRAVVGEKCKEGLIVNKFEDLDKGNRQLSCVESGLKAGGLDQGSSLESDMLLCSAPSGRKLGALSELNLQTNTIEGYLQLISLENGKLEALDQLNLQASFFEGNGDSNSMYRGRALDHLNLQANSVESNLQLNSMENGKTIKDLNGASVENDKEETCLVKGGKKAIVGEELMVDNFAKECNVEINGKEPIVLNGGERVNIRGVHVGKVCEKINERQASPDLGEKNLDGGKEAELSPKKLLGNGIIEDTIGGCKDVSEIYCNGANMGFISEVSLHKGLLPANGKGSGDAVANSVNGVQCKCTNIISQGATEMGFEVAGNLANGNLRQCEAKCFSSKRRNGQLYPNTTTSDDSSMQQQFSQKSSSSSAASSFSGSVAPRSVSISARASSTLGSTNSSEGTFHAPVSSMLGKCRSSLKMRDTSGKVCSFFVPFEDTGKEGNKASRLRAIAIHALSQTKFVVLDSAGDLHILSLHNLVSTIDGQKEQDCVTVGHCCLRHLKCSLKVNMLATFPETSSTTSQKLWASDGRNSIHLLSFPNVSTSLGGSDKDPVDENPLQLSVMQAVFLSDRIRAIASMSANATLVLTQGSIITYAIAGS; from the exons ATGCAGGCGTGCAGGCTGAGTCTAGCTGAGGTAACCCACCCGGCAAAGGTGGTGAAGGTGTGGTTAGATCCTTCTTCGCAGTCATTGGCTCTAATGCTTTCAGATTCCACATGTCTACTCTACTCCTTGAAATTCACGTCAATTGCCGTTCAAGTCCCCGCCCCTGTAACAGATGGATGTTTTCTCCGTCTCCTGCAGAAACGGAAGTTGAAGTTGCCTCAGAAGCAAAATTCCCGCAGGGCGGGGGGTGCTCCATATGACCGCGGGGTTAGGAAAGAGGGGCAAGTGGCTGAAGGGGCTGTGGTTTTTTTGGCCACAATGCCTGCCAGGGGCGGTTGTCGTACGGTTATCAGGGCGTGGTCACGTGAGGGGGATTCGAGTTTCAGTCGATCGCTTGTGGAGGTGAAGGACACTAGCAAGGCCTTGAAATTCTCTGAGGGTTTGGGAAAGAGGGCTGCAGCGGTTTTGGATTTGCCACACGGTTTCGCTGTGAAGATCGCGGCGTCAGTGAATGTTTTTGTTGTGCATTCGGCTTCTGCAGGGAAAATTTGGGTCATGGCGGCGAAGCTGAAGCAAGTTGACGAGGAATCGCCGAAATTGAGTGAGAATTCGACAGAATCAAAGCAATTTGCAGCTAATTTGGAAGGGCTTTCAGGGAAATTGGCAGGGGCTTCTCTCAAAGTGGAGGGTTTAAATGGAATTCGCAGCAATTTGGAGCAATTGAGATCTTCTGGCGGGTGTCGGGTATGCATTAGTTTGATTAAGTGTTCTGTTGTTGATTGCAATGGGCCCGTTTATTCGGTTAGGGTTTCTTTGCAGCATATGATTATAGGGGAGGAGAATGGCGTTAGGGTTTGGGCATTGCGTCCCCTAGTGAAGGGCAGGTCGAAAAAGAGGGCTGTGGTGGGAGAAAAGTGTAAAGAGGGCTTGATTGTGAACAAGTTTGAAGATTTGGATAAGGGAAACAGGCAGCTGAGTTGTGTGGAGAGTGGGCTGAAAGCAGGTGGTTTGGATCAGGGCAGTTCTTTGGAGAGCGATATGTTGCTGTGTTCTGCACCTAGTGGCCGAAAACTTGGGGCTTTGAGTGAGCTTAATTTGCAGACTAATACCATAGAGGGTTATTTGCAACTGATTTCTCTGGAGAATGGGAAACTTGAAGCTTTGGATCAGCTCAATTTGCAGGCTAGTTTTTTTGAGGGAAATGGAGATTCGAATTCCATGTACAGAGGCCGGGCTTTAGATCATCTTAATTTGCAGGCCAATTCTGTAGAGAGCAATTTACAGCTAAATTCTATGGAGAATGGAAAGACAATTAAGGATTTAAATGGGGCTTCTGTGGAAAATGATAAGGAAGAAACGTGTTTGGTGAAAGGAGGAAAGAAGGCCATTGTGGGAGAGGAACTGATGGTTGATAATTTTGCGAAAGAGTGCAATGTTGAGATTAATGGTAAGGAACCAATTGTATTGAATGGTGGTGAAAGAGTTAACATAAGAGGGGTCCATGTTGGCAAGGTTTGCGAGAAGATAAATGAAAGGCAAGCTTCGCCAGATCTTGGCGAGAAGAATTTGGATGGTGGTAAAGAAGCAGAGTTGAGTCCGAAGAAACTTCTGGGAAATGGGATCATAGAGGATACAATTGGAGGTTGTAAGGATGTTTCTGAAATTTATTGCAATGGAGCAAATATGGGTTTCATTTCTGAGGTGTCTTTACACAAAGGATTGTTGCCAGCAAATGGTAAAGGATCTGGAGATGCTGTGGCGAATTCAGTCAATGGTGTTCAATGTAAATGTACGAATATCATTTCCCAGGGAGCCACTGAAATGGGTTTTGAAGTGG CAGGAAACCTTGCAAATGGTAATTTGCGCCAGTGTGAAGCAAAGTGCTTTTCCTCTAAGAGGAGGAATGGCCAATTATATCCTAATACGACTACTTCAGATGATTCATCTATGCAACAGCAATTTTCTCAGAAATCATCTTCCTCTTCAGCAGCATCCTCATTTTCAGGGTCTGTTGCTCCTCGTTCAGTTTCTATTTCTGCCCGTGCTTCATCAACTTTGGGGAGTACTAACTCATCAGAAGGGACTTTTCATGCTCCTGTTTCTTCTATGTTAGGGAAGTGTAGATCCTCCCTAAAAATGAGGGACACCTCAGGCAAGGTGTGTTCTTTTTTCGTGCCTTTTGAGGATACAGGCAAGGAAGGTAATAAAGCATCACGCTTAAGGGCCATTGCAATCCATGCTCTGTCACAAACCAAGTTTGTTGTATTGGATTCTGCAGGAGACCTGCACATTTTGAGCCTGCATAATCTTGTTTCAACTATTGATGGTCAGAAGGAGCAAGATTGTGTtactgttggacattgttgtttgAGGCACCTGAAGTGCTCCTTGAAAGTGAATATGCTTGCAACTTTTCCAGAAACATCATCCACCA CATCACAGAAGCTCTGGGCATCAGATGGACGCAACTCAATTCACTTGCTGTCATTTCCTAATGTGAGCACTTCTCTTGGTGGAAGTGACAAAGATCCAGTAGATGAAAACCCATTGCAACTATCAG TCATGCAAGCGGTGTTCTTAAGCGACCGTATACGTGCCATAGCCTCAATGTCTGCAAATGCAACTCTGGTATTAACACAAG GAAGTATCATCACGTATGCTATAGCTGGAAGTTGA
- the LOC131048131 gene encoding uncharacterized protein LOC131048131 isoform X2 has product MQACRLSLAEVTHPAKVVKVWLDPSSQSLALMLSDSTCLLYSLKFTSIAVQVPAPVTDGCFLRLLQKRKLKLPQKQNSRRAGGAPYDRGVRKEGQVAEGAVVFLATMPARGGCRTVIRAWSREGDSSFSRSLVEVKDTSKALKFSEGLGKRAAAVLDLPHGFAVKIAASVNVFVVHSASAGKIWVMAAKLKQVDEESPKLSENSTESKQFAANLEGLSGKLAGASLKVEGLNGIRSNLEQLRSSGGCRVCISLIKCSVVDCNGPVYSVRVSLQHMIIGEENGVRVWALRPLVKGRSKKRAVVGEKCKEGLIVNKFEDLDKGNRQLSCVESGLKAGGLDQGSSLESDMLLCSAPSGRKLGALSELNLQTNTIEGYLQLISLENGKLEALDQLNLQASFFEGNGDSNSMYRGRALDHLNLQANSVESNLQLNSMENGKTIKDLNGASVENDKEETCLVKGGKKAIVGEELMVDNFAKECNVEINGKEPIVLNGGERVNIRGVHVGKVCEKINERQASPDLGEKNLDGGKEAELSPKKLLGNGIIEDTIGGCKDVSEIYCNGANMGFISEVSLHKGLLPANGKGSGDAVANSVNGVQCKCTNIISQGATEMGFEVGNLANGNLRQCEAKCFSSKRRNGQLYPNTTTSDDSSMQQQFSQKSSSSSAASSFSGSVAPRSVSISARASSTLGSTNSSEGTFHAPVSSMLGKCRSSLKMRDTSGKVCSFFVPFEDTGKEGNKASRLRAIAIHALSQTKFVVLDSAGDLHILSLHNLVSTIDGQKEQDCVTVGHCCLRHLKCSLKVNMLATFPETSSTTSQKLWASDGRNSIHLLSFPNVSTSLGGSDKDPVDENPLQLSVMQAVFLSDRIRAIASMSANATLVLTQGSIITYAIAGS; this is encoded by the exons ATGCAGGCGTGCAGGCTGAGTCTAGCTGAGGTAACCCACCCGGCAAAGGTGGTGAAGGTGTGGTTAGATCCTTCTTCGCAGTCATTGGCTCTAATGCTTTCAGATTCCACATGTCTACTCTACTCCTTGAAATTCACGTCAATTGCCGTTCAAGTCCCCGCCCCTGTAACAGATGGATGTTTTCTCCGTCTCCTGCAGAAACGGAAGTTGAAGTTGCCTCAGAAGCAAAATTCCCGCAGGGCGGGGGGTGCTCCATATGACCGCGGGGTTAGGAAAGAGGGGCAAGTGGCTGAAGGGGCTGTGGTTTTTTTGGCCACAATGCCTGCCAGGGGCGGTTGTCGTACGGTTATCAGGGCGTGGTCACGTGAGGGGGATTCGAGTTTCAGTCGATCGCTTGTGGAGGTGAAGGACACTAGCAAGGCCTTGAAATTCTCTGAGGGTTTGGGAAAGAGGGCTGCAGCGGTTTTGGATTTGCCACACGGTTTCGCTGTGAAGATCGCGGCGTCAGTGAATGTTTTTGTTGTGCATTCGGCTTCTGCAGGGAAAATTTGGGTCATGGCGGCGAAGCTGAAGCAAGTTGACGAGGAATCGCCGAAATTGAGTGAGAATTCGACAGAATCAAAGCAATTTGCAGCTAATTTGGAAGGGCTTTCAGGGAAATTGGCAGGGGCTTCTCTCAAAGTGGAGGGTTTAAATGGAATTCGCAGCAATTTGGAGCAATTGAGATCTTCTGGCGGGTGTCGGGTATGCATTAGTTTGATTAAGTGTTCTGTTGTTGATTGCAATGGGCCCGTTTATTCGGTTAGGGTTTCTTTGCAGCATATGATTATAGGGGAGGAGAATGGCGTTAGGGTTTGGGCATTGCGTCCCCTAGTGAAGGGCAGGTCGAAAAAGAGGGCTGTGGTGGGAGAAAAGTGTAAAGAGGGCTTGATTGTGAACAAGTTTGAAGATTTGGATAAGGGAAACAGGCAGCTGAGTTGTGTGGAGAGTGGGCTGAAAGCAGGTGGTTTGGATCAGGGCAGTTCTTTGGAGAGCGATATGTTGCTGTGTTCTGCACCTAGTGGCCGAAAACTTGGGGCTTTGAGTGAGCTTAATTTGCAGACTAATACCATAGAGGGTTATTTGCAACTGATTTCTCTGGAGAATGGGAAACTTGAAGCTTTGGATCAGCTCAATTTGCAGGCTAGTTTTTTTGAGGGAAATGGAGATTCGAATTCCATGTACAGAGGCCGGGCTTTAGATCATCTTAATTTGCAGGCCAATTCTGTAGAGAGCAATTTACAGCTAAATTCTATGGAGAATGGAAAGACAATTAAGGATTTAAATGGGGCTTCTGTGGAAAATGATAAGGAAGAAACGTGTTTGGTGAAAGGAGGAAAGAAGGCCATTGTGGGAGAGGAACTGATGGTTGATAATTTTGCGAAAGAGTGCAATGTTGAGATTAATGGTAAGGAACCAATTGTATTGAATGGTGGTGAAAGAGTTAACATAAGAGGGGTCCATGTTGGCAAGGTTTGCGAGAAGATAAATGAAAGGCAAGCTTCGCCAGATCTTGGCGAGAAGAATTTGGATGGTGGTAAAGAAGCAGAGTTGAGTCCGAAGAAACTTCTGGGAAATGGGATCATAGAGGATACAATTGGAGGTTGTAAGGATGTTTCTGAAATTTATTGCAATGGAGCAAATATGGGTTTCATTTCTGAGGTGTCTTTACACAAAGGATTGTTGCCAGCAAATGGTAAAGGATCTGGAGATGCTGTGGCGAATTCAGTCAATGGTGTTCAATGTAAATGTACGAATATCATTTCCCAGGGAGCCACTGAAATGGGTTTTGAAGTGG GAAACCTTGCAAATGGTAATTTGCGCCAGTGTGAAGCAAAGTGCTTTTCCTCTAAGAGGAGGAATGGCCAATTATATCCTAATACGACTACTTCAGATGATTCATCTATGCAACAGCAATTTTCTCAGAAATCATCTTCCTCTTCAGCAGCATCCTCATTTTCAGGGTCTGTTGCTCCTCGTTCAGTTTCTATTTCTGCCCGTGCTTCATCAACTTTGGGGAGTACTAACTCATCAGAAGGGACTTTTCATGCTCCTGTTTCTTCTATGTTAGGGAAGTGTAGATCCTCCCTAAAAATGAGGGACACCTCAGGCAAGGTGTGTTCTTTTTTCGTGCCTTTTGAGGATACAGGCAAGGAAGGTAATAAAGCATCACGCTTAAGGGCCATTGCAATCCATGCTCTGTCACAAACCAAGTTTGTTGTATTGGATTCTGCAGGAGACCTGCACATTTTGAGCCTGCATAATCTTGTTTCAACTATTGATGGTCAGAAGGAGCAAGATTGTGTtactgttggacattgttgtttgAGGCACCTGAAGTGCTCCTTGAAAGTGAATATGCTTGCAACTTTTCCAGAAACATCATCCACCA CATCACAGAAGCTCTGGGCATCAGATGGACGCAACTCAATTCACTTGCTGTCATTTCCTAATGTGAGCACTTCTCTTGGTGGAAGTGACAAAGATCCAGTAGATGAAAACCCATTGCAACTATCAG TCATGCAAGCGGTGTTCTTAAGCGACCGTATACGTGCCATAGCCTCAATGTCTGCAAATGCAACTCTGGTATTAACACAAG GAAGTATCATCACGTATGCTATAGCTGGAAGTTGA